In the genome of Telluria beijingensis, one region contains:
- a CDS encoding nicotinate-nucleotide adenylyltransferase, with protein MSVAGGAPGRNRCIAVLGGSFDPVHQGHVALAQLFTRLLRPDALRILPAGQPWQKSGLEASDQDRIAMLELAFAPLRSPALPVTLDLQEVERKTPTYTVETLRALRAELGPRASIVFLMGADQLRKLDSWNEWRELFALANLGVATRPGYDLAQEALPPLVAQELSTRLATPDTVRLLAHGKVCLAPTLDVDLSSSQLRAALQSGADASALGMAQVLDYIQQHHLYKN; from the coding sequence GTGAGCGTGGCCGGCGGCGCGCCTGGCCGCAACCGCTGCATCGCCGTCCTGGGCGGCAGTTTCGATCCGGTACACCAGGGCCACGTCGCGCTCGCGCAGCTGTTCACCCGCCTGCTGCGGCCGGATGCGCTGCGCATCCTGCCGGCCGGCCAGCCGTGGCAGAAAAGCGGCCTCGAGGCCAGCGACCAGGATCGCATCGCGATGCTGGAACTGGCTTTCGCGCCGCTGCGCAGCCCGGCGCTTCCGGTGACGCTCGACCTGCAGGAAGTCGAACGCAAGACGCCGACCTACACGGTCGAAACCCTGCGCGCGCTGCGCGCGGAACTGGGCCCGCGGGCCTCGATCGTGTTCCTGATGGGCGCCGACCAGTTGCGCAAGCTCGACAGCTGGAACGAATGGCGCGAACTGTTTGCCCTTGCCAATCTTGGCGTGGCGACGCGTCCGGGCTACGACCTGGCGCAGGAAGCATTGCCACCCCTGGTGGCCCAAGAACTGTCGACGCGGCTTGCAACGCCCGACACCGTGCGCCTGCTGGCGCACGGAAAAGTCTGCCTCGCGCCGACGCTGGACGTGGACCTGTCGTCCAGCCAGCTCCGGGCGGCCCTGCAATCCGGCGCGGATGCAAGCGCGCTCGGTATGGCGCAAGTGCTAGACTATATTCAACAACATCACCTATACAAAAACTAA
- a CDS encoding YebC/PmpR family DNA-binding transcriptional regulator: MAGHSKWANIKHKKAATDAKRGKIWTRLIKEITVAARMGGSDIASNPRLRLAVEKAADANMPKDNVTRAIQRGSGELEGVNYEEVRYEGYGIGGAAIIVDCLTDNRVRTVAEVRHAFSKFGGNMGTEGSVAFMFTHTGQFLFAPGVEEDKLMEAALEAGADDVAADEEGGFEVLCDPHAFSSVKEALEAAGFKAEVAEVIMKPATETVFTGEDAVKMQKLLDALENLDDVQEVFTNAVIEE, encoded by the coding sequence ATGGCTGGACACAGCAAATGGGCCAATATCAAGCACAAGAAGGCCGCCACTGATGCCAAACGCGGCAAGATCTGGACGCGCCTGATCAAGGAGATCACCGTGGCCGCGCGCATGGGCGGAAGCGACATCGCTTCCAACCCGCGCCTGCGCCTGGCGGTCGAGAAGGCCGCGGACGCGAATATGCCGAAGGATAACGTCACCCGCGCGATCCAGCGCGGCTCGGGCGAGCTCGAAGGCGTTAACTACGAAGAAGTGCGCTACGAAGGCTACGGCATCGGCGGCGCGGCGATCATCGTCGACTGCCTGACCGACAACCGCGTGCGCACCGTGGCCGAAGTGCGCCATGCCTTCAGCAAGTTCGGCGGCAATATGGGCACCGAGGGCTCGGTGGCCTTCATGTTCACCCACACCGGCCAGTTCCTGTTCGCGCCCGGCGTCGAAGAAGACAAGCTGATGGAAGCTGCCCTGGAAGCCGGCGCCGACGACGTCGCGGCCGACGAAGAAGGCGGCTTTGAGGTGCTGTGCGACCCGCACGCCTTCTCGAGTGTCAAGGAAGCACTGGAAGCGGCCGGCTTCAAGGCCGAAGTGGCCGAAGTCATCATGAAGCCCGCCACCGAGACCGTGTTCACGGGCGAGGACGCGGTCAAGATGCAGAAACTGCTGGATGCGCTGGAAAACCTGGACGACGTCCAGGAAGTGTTCACCAACGCCGTCATCGAAGAATAA
- a CDS encoding quinone oxidoreductase family protein gives MLAKAIRIAATGGPEVMDYVEVEAPAPGPGEARIVQHAIGLNFIDVYFRTGLYPQPLPGWLGKEGAGVVEAVGAGVLHVKPGDRVAYAGGPLGAYASTRTMPARFLVKLPDAIGFETAAAMMLQGLTVQYLLRQTYPVKAGDTILFHAAAGGVGLIACQWARALGVRLIGTVGSTEKGELALRHGAAHVINYRDEDIVARVRELTGGEGVPVVYDSIGKDTFTASLDCLQRRGLMVSFGNASGAVEPFAPAELSKRGSLFLTRPTLFDYMATQVEQEAMTSELFDMVGSGQVKVEVHQRFALAQAADAHRALESRSTTGSTVLLP, from the coding sequence ATGCTCGCCAAAGCGATCCGCATCGCCGCCACCGGCGGCCCCGAAGTGATGGACTATGTCGAGGTCGAGGCGCCGGCGCCCGGCCCCGGCGAAGCGCGCATCGTCCAGCACGCGATCGGCCTGAATTTCATCGACGTGTATTTCCGCACCGGCCTGTATCCGCAGCCGCTGCCCGGCTGGCTCGGCAAGGAAGGCGCCGGCGTGGTCGAGGCGGTGGGCGCGGGCGTCCTTCATGTGAAACCGGGCGACCGAGTGGCCTATGCCGGCGGACCGCTCGGCGCCTACGCCAGCACGCGCACCATGCCAGCCCGCTTCCTGGTCAAGCTGCCCGATGCGATCGGCTTCGAGACCGCGGCCGCCATGATGCTGCAGGGCCTGACCGTGCAATACCTGCTGCGCCAGACCTACCCGGTCAAGGCCGGCGACACAATCCTGTTCCACGCCGCGGCCGGCGGCGTCGGCCTGATCGCCTGCCAGTGGGCGCGTGCGCTCGGCGTGCGCCTGATCGGCACCGTCGGCTCGACGGAGAAGGGCGAGCTGGCGTTGCGCCATGGCGCGGCCCACGTCATCAATTACCGCGACGAAGACATCGTGGCGCGCGTGCGCGAACTCACGGGCGGCGAAGGCGTGCCGGTGGTGTACGACTCGATCGGCAAGGACACGTTCACCGCTTCGCTCGACTGCCTGCAACGGCGCGGGCTGATGGTCAGCTTCGGCAATGCCTCGGGCGCGGTGGAGCCGTTCGCACCGGCCGAACTGTCGAAGCGTGGCTCGCTGTTCCTGACCCGGCCGACCCTGTTCGACTACATGGCCACGCAAGTGGAGCAAGAGGCGATGACGTCCGAGCTGTTCGACATGGTCGGCAGCGGCCAGGTCAAGGTCGAGGTGCATCAACGCTTCGCGCTGGCGCAGGCGGCCGACGCCCACCGCGCGCTGGAGTCGCGCAGCACGACCGGTTCGACGGTGCTGCTGCCATGA
- the hemF gene encoding oxygen-dependent coproporphyrinogen oxidase, with protein MSSPNPAAIKAWLLELQARIVHGLEQVDGKSFLREEWERPEGGGGVSRLVEEGNVLERGGVNFSHVRGATLPPSATAARPELAGRAWEAMGVSLVLHPRNPYAPTVHMNVRFFEATAPGKDPVWWFGGGMDLTPYYGELDDARHFHQACHDAVAPFGPDLHPRFKSWCDDYFYLKHRKEPRGVGGIFFDDLNELGFEQSYALVRSVGERFLDAYLPILQRRKDQPYGERERDFQAYRRGRYVEFNLVWDRGTLFGLQSGGRTEAILMSMPPIVKWRYDWHPEPGSPEARLYSDFLVHRDWLAP; from the coding sequence ATGTCTTCCCCCAACCCTGCCGCCATCAAGGCCTGGCTGCTCGAGCTCCAGGCGCGCATCGTCCACGGTCTCGAACAGGTCGACGGCAAATCGTTCCTGCGCGAGGAATGGGAACGTCCCGAAGGCGGTGGCGGCGTGTCGCGCCTGGTCGAGGAAGGCAATGTACTGGAACGGGGCGGCGTGAACTTCTCGCACGTGCGCGGCGCGACCCTGCCGCCATCGGCCACGGCGGCGCGGCCGGAGCTGGCGGGCCGCGCCTGGGAAGCGATGGGCGTGTCGCTGGTGCTGCATCCGCGCAACCCCTACGCCCCGACGGTGCACATGAACGTGCGCTTTTTTGAAGCGACCGCGCCCGGCAAGGACCCGGTCTGGTGGTTCGGCGGCGGCATGGACCTGACGCCGTATTACGGCGAGCTTGACGATGCGCGCCACTTCCACCAGGCCTGCCACGACGCCGTGGCGCCGTTCGGCCCAGACCTGCATCCGCGCTTCAAGAGCTGGTGCGACGATTACTTCTACCTGAAGCACCGCAAGGAACCGCGCGGCGTCGGCGGCATCTTCTTCGACGACTTGAACGAACTCGGCTTCGAGCAATCGTATGCGCTGGTACGCAGCGTGGGCGAGCGCTTCCTGGACGCCTACCTGCCGATCCTGCAGCGCCGCAAGGACCAGCCATATGGCGAGCGCGAGCGCGATTTCCAGGCCTACCGGCGCGGCCGCTACGTCGAGTTCAACCTGGTGTGGGATCGCGGTACCCTGTTCGGCCTGCAGTCGGGCGGGCGTACCGAGGCGATCCTGATGTCGATGCCGCCGATCGTCAAGTGGCGCTACGACTGGCATCCCGAACCCGGCAGCCCTGAAGCGCGGCTGTATTCCGACTTCCTGGTGCACCGGGACTGGCTGGCGCCGTGA
- the rlmH gene encoding 23S rRNA (pseudouridine(1915)-N(3))-methyltransferase RlmH has translation MQLIIAAVGHKMPAWIESGFTEYTKRMPPELRIVLKEIKPVERSGSKTAATAMALERERIEAALPKGVRIVALDERGKDLTSVGLSQQLETWQRDGRDTAFLIGGADGLDPELKARAEGLIRISSMTLPHGIVRVMLAEQLYRAWSITQNHPYHRV, from the coding sequence ATGCAGTTGATCATTGCCGCGGTCGGCCACAAGATGCCGGCCTGGATCGAATCCGGCTTCACCGAGTACACGAAGCGCATGCCGCCCGAGCTGCGCATCGTGCTCAAGGAGATCAAGCCGGTCGAGCGTTCCGGCAGCAAGACCGCCGCCACCGCGATGGCGCTCGAGCGCGAGCGCATCGAGGCGGCGCTGCCGAAGGGCGTGCGCATCGTCGCCCTGGACGAACGCGGCAAGGACCTGACCAGCGTCGGCTTGTCCCAGCAGCTCGAGACCTGGCAGCGCGACGGCCGCGACACCGCCTTCCTGATCGGCGGGGCCGACGGCCTCGATCCCGAGCTGAAGGCGCGGGCCGAGGGCCTGATCCGCATCTCCAGCATGACCCTGCCGCACGGAATCGTCCGGGTCATGCTGGCGGAACAGCTGTATCGCGCCTGGTCGATCACCCAGAATCATCCGTACCACCGTGTCTGA
- a CDS encoding Maf family protein, whose protein sequence is MKNQNKIYLASKSPRRRELLRQIGVDFELMLLRSDPGRAVDVSEDVLPGEDVHTYVARVARAKGAFAYNLLLQRRQPLRPVLTADTTVTIDGEILGKPADNREAVAMLERLSGRTHQVLTSVAVHAQNVAEQVTQVSNVRFATLTAAQIRAYCATLEPYDKAGGYGIQGPAALFIEHIEGSHSGIMGLPLFETANLLRKAGLAI, encoded by the coding sequence ATGAAAAACCAGAACAAGATCTACCTCGCCTCCAAGAGCCCGCGCCGGCGCGAACTGCTGCGCCAGATCGGCGTGGATTTCGAACTGATGCTGCTGCGCAGCGATCCGGGCCGCGCGGTCGACGTCAGCGAAGACGTGCTGCCGGGCGAAGACGTGCACACCTACGTGGCGCGGGTCGCCCGGGCCAAGGGCGCCTTCGCCTACAACCTGCTGCTGCAGCGCCGCCAGCCGCTGCGCCCGGTGCTGACGGCCGACACCACCGTCACCATCGACGGCGAGATCCTCGGCAAGCCGGCCGACAACCGCGAGGCGGTGGCGATGCTCGAACGCCTGTCGGGCCGCACCCACCAGGTGCTGACGTCGGTGGCGGTCCACGCCCAGAACGTGGCCGAGCAGGTCACGCAAGTGTCGAACGTGCGCTTCGCCACGTTGACTGCGGCGCAGATCAGGGCCTATTGCGCCACCCTCGAGCCTTACGACAAGGCCGGCGGTTACGGCATCCAGGGCCCGGCGGCGCTGTTCATCGAGCACATCGAAGGCAGCCATTCGGGGATCATGGGATTGCCGCTGTTCGAGACGGCGAACCTGTTGCGCAAGGCCGGCCTGGCCATCTGA
- the rng gene encoding ribonuclease G, which produces MNEDILINITPQETRVALVLQGAVQELHIERTLTRGLAGNVYLGKVVRVLPGMQSAFIDIGLERAAFLHVADIWEARSHDSGNAPPTPIEKLLFDGQVLTVQVIKDPIGTKGARLSTQISIAGRMLVYLPQDHHIGISQKIEKEAERERLRTNLQSLLPADEKGGYIVRTMAEEASSDDIAADVDYLRKTWGAIVQGARTRPPTTLLYQDLSLAQRVLRDFVHDETASIQVDSRENFLKLAEFAQVYTPSVLSRMAHYTGERPLFDLYGVEEEILRALGRRVDLKSGGYLIVDQTEAMTTIDVNTGGYVGGRNFADTIFKTNLEAAHAIARQLRLRNLGGIIILDFIDMENNEHRNAVLAELKKTLARDRTKVSVSSFSALGLVEMTRKRTRESLAHILCEPCPACSGKGQVKTSRTICYEILRELLREAKQFNPREFRIVASQEVIDLFLEEESQHLAMLGDFIGKRISLQVEKGYHQEQYDVILM; this is translated from the coding sequence ATGAACGAAGACATCCTCATCAACATCACACCGCAGGAAACGCGTGTCGCGCTGGTCCTGCAGGGCGCGGTACAGGAGCTGCACATCGAGCGCACGCTCACGCGCGGGTTGGCGGGGAACGTCTATCTGGGCAAGGTCGTGCGGGTGCTGCCGGGGATGCAGTCGGCCTTCATCGACATCGGCCTGGAACGCGCGGCCTTCCTGCACGTGGCCGACATCTGGGAAGCGCGCAGCCATGACAGCGGCAACGCCCCGCCCACCCCCATCGAAAAACTGCTGTTCGACGGCCAGGTATTGACCGTCCAGGTCATCAAGGATCCGATTGGCACCAAGGGCGCGCGCCTGTCGACCCAGATCTCGATCGCCGGACGCATGCTGGTGTACCTGCCGCAAGACCATCACATCGGCATCTCGCAAAAGATCGAGAAGGAAGCCGAGCGCGAACGCCTGCGCACGAACCTGCAAAGCCTGCTGCCGGCCGACGAAAAAGGCGGCTACATCGTGCGCACGATGGCCGAGGAAGCCTCGAGCGACGACATCGCGGCCGACGTCGACTACCTGCGCAAGACCTGGGGCGCGATCGTCCAGGGCGCGCGCACCCGGCCGCCCACCACCCTGCTGTACCAGGACCTGAGCCTGGCCCAGCGCGTGCTGCGCGACTTCGTGCACGACGAGACTGCCAGCATCCAGGTCGACTCGCGCGAGAATTTCCTGAAACTGGCCGAATTCGCCCAGGTCTACACCCCGAGCGTGCTGTCGCGCATGGCGCACTACACGGGCGAGCGGCCGCTGTTCGACCTGTACGGCGTGGAAGAGGAAATCCTGCGCGCGCTGGGCCGCCGCGTGGACCTGAAATCGGGCGGCTACCTGATCGTCGACCAGACCGAGGCGATGACGACCATCGACGTCAATACCGGCGGCTACGTCGGCGGACGCAACTTCGCCGACACGATCTTCAAGACCAACCTGGAGGCGGCGCACGCCATCGCGCGCCAGCTACGCCTGCGCAACCTGGGCGGCATCATCATCCTCGACTTCATCGACATGGAGAACAACGAGCACCGCAACGCGGTGCTGGCCGAGCTGAAAAAGACCCTGGCGCGCGACCGCACCAAGGTCTCGGTCAGCAGCTTCTCGGCCCTGGGCCTGGTGGAGATGACCCGCAAGCGCACCCGCGAATCGCTGGCCCACATCCTGTGCGAACCCTGCCCGGCCTGCTCGGGCAAGGGACAGGTCAAGACCAGCCGCACGATCTGCTACGAGATCCTGCGCGAACTGCTGCGCGAAGCCAAGCAGTTCAACCCGCGCGAATTCCGCATCGTCGCCTCGCAGGAGGTGATCGACCTGTTCCTGGAAGAAGAATCGCAGCACCTGGCCATGCTGGGCGACTTCATCGGCAAGCGCATTTCGCTGCAGGTCGAGAAGGGGTATCACCAGGAGCAGTACGACGTGATCCTGATGTAA
- a CDS encoding TIGR03571 family LLM class oxidoreductase — protein sequence MDGVNRAYGQVFVPGRLTVGLMTPMQGAPGVPADVDTALQQARLADALGFAALWTRDVPLMIPQGSASEVAALDDPFLWLTALAAVTTQVVLATGAIVLPLRHPLHVAKSALSLDRLSHGRLLLGVGSGDRPEEFARFGLDLETRDVAFREHWEAVRAALDPRPAADGDGQYRVLPPPSARIPMIAVGSARQSLQWIAEHADGWASYHREEDRQKGRIALWHMAQDQRSPGQRKPFIQSVQLDLLDNPAAPAEAIELGLRTGRLALAAYLERMRELGVAHILFNLHRGARPVEDVLRELGADILPQL from the coding sequence ATGGACGGCGTCAACCGCGCATACGGGCAGGTCTTCGTCCCCGGCCGCCTGACGGTCGGGCTGATGACGCCCATGCAGGGTGCGCCCGGCGTGCCGGCGGACGTCGACACGGCCCTGCAACAGGCGCGCCTGGCCGATGCGCTGGGCTTCGCGGCGCTGTGGACGCGCGACGTGCCCCTGATGATCCCGCAGGGCAGCGCCAGCGAAGTGGCGGCGCTGGACGATCCCTTCCTGTGGCTGACCGCGCTGGCGGCGGTGACGACGCAGGTCGTGCTGGCCACCGGCGCCATCGTGTTGCCGCTGCGCCATCCGCTGCACGTGGCCAAGTCGGCCCTGAGCCTGGACCGCCTCAGCCACGGACGCCTGCTGCTGGGCGTCGGGTCGGGCGACCGTCCCGAGGAATTCGCGCGCTTCGGTCTCGACCTGGAAACGCGCGACGTCGCCTTCCGCGAACATTGGGAAGCGGTGCGCGCCGCGCTTGATCCACGGCCTGCTGCTGATGGCGACGGACAGTACCGGGTGCTGCCGCCGCCATCCGCGCGCATCCCGATGATCGCGGTCGGCAGTGCGCGCCAGTCGCTGCAGTGGATCGCCGAACATGCCGACGGCTGGGCGAGCTACCACCGCGAAGAAGACCGCCAGAAGGGCAGGATCGCCCTATGGCATATGGCGCAGGACCAGCGCTCGCCCGGCCAGCGCAAACCCTTCATCCAGTCGGTGCAGCTGGACCTGCTGGACAATCCGGCCGCGCCGGCCGAGGCGATCGAACTGGGCCTGCGTACCGGCCGCCTGGCGCTGGCGGCCTACCTGGAGCGCATGCGCGAACTCGGGGTCGCGCACATCCTGTTCAACCTTCATCGCGGAGCGCGGCCGGTCGAGGACGTGCTGCGCGAACTGGGCGCGGACATCCTGCCGCAGCTGTAG
- the rsfS gene encoding ribosome silencing factor — MDIKKLQTLVVDALEDVKGQDIVLFDTTHLTSLFDRIAVVSGTSNRQTKALAASVRDKVKAAGGDVVGLEGEDTGEWVLVDLGDMIVHIMQPAIRQYYRLEEIWGEKPVKLGAAKRKSTAEGVEADAAKPKSKHLAANQAQEEAKPVNERKPAAKRATKAAAGETAAAKKPAAKKAAAKAVPTGKTVKVAPSKTEVAAVEATKAKPPKRVSKAAAPKAAPAAEATAPFKKVIRRIKKDAE; from the coding sequence ATGGATATCAAGAAACTGCAAACCCTCGTCGTGGACGCCCTGGAAGACGTCAAGGGCCAGGACATCGTCCTGTTCGACACGACCCACCTGACCAGCCTGTTCGACCGCATCGCCGTGGTCTCGGGCACCTCCAACCGCCAGACCAAGGCGCTGGCAGCGTCGGTGCGCGACAAGGTCAAGGCAGCCGGCGGCGACGTGGTCGGCCTGGAAGGCGAAGACACCGGCGAATGGGTGCTGGTCGACCTGGGCGACATGATCGTCCACATCATGCAGCCGGCCATCCGCCAGTACTACCGCCTCGAAGAAATCTGGGGCGAGAAGCCGGTCAAGCTGGGCGCCGCCAAGCGCAAGTCGACCGCCGAAGGTGTCGAAGCCGACGCCGCCAAGCCGAAGTCGAAGCACCTGGCCGCCAACCAGGCGCAGGAAGAAGCCAAGCCGGTCAACGAGCGTAAACCTGCCGCCAAGCGCGCCACCAAGGCTGCTGCCGGCGAGACCGCCGCTGCCAAGAAGCCGGCCGCCAAAAAGGCAGCCGCCAAGGCCGTCCCGACCGGCAAGACCGTGAAAGTCGCGCCGAGCAAGACCGAAGTCGCCGCCGTCGAAGCGACCAAGGCCAAGCCGCCGAAGCGCGTGAGCAAGGCTGCTGCACCGAAGGCCGCGCCGGCCGCCGAAGCTACGGCACCGTTCAAGAAGGTGATCCGCCGCATCAAGAAGGATGCCGAGTAA
- a CDS encoding methylglyoxal synthase has translation MTTTTTPIPRIALIAHDKKKDDMIALAAEYRAFLQGCALSATGTTGGRLINELGLVVERKHSGPVGGDLQIGSLLVDGLIDCVIFLRDPMTPQPHEPDINALVRACDVHNIPCATNVSTARLVLSQLMGARRTD, from the coding sequence ATGACAACAACGACCACACCCATTCCCCGGATCGCGCTGATCGCGCACGACAAGAAGAAGGACGACATGATCGCGCTCGCCGCCGAGTATCGGGCGTTCCTGCAGGGCTGCGCCCTGTCGGCCACCGGCACCACCGGCGGGCGCCTGATCAACGAACTGGGCCTGGTCGTCGAGCGCAAGCACTCGGGGCCGGTCGGCGGCGACCTGCAGATCGGTTCGCTGCTGGTCGATGGCCTGATCGATTGCGTGATCTTCCTGCGCGACCCGATGACGCCGCAGCCGCACGAACCCGACATCAACGCCCTGGTGCGCGCCTGCGACGTGCACAACATCCCGTGCGCAACCAATGTCTCGACCGCGCGCCTGGTGCTGTCGCAGCTGATGGGCGCGCGCCGTACCGACTGA
- a CDS encoding DUF2182 domain-containing protein: protein MNLSDVEARLGRDRTVLLTLLVLSLLASLCWAGLVLGGLVLSSQPLAEATATAVTAAAAANGPATGAATTAPSLAYQAAQLALVFLTWAGLCTALMLPLASRATVLFARLAGDRAAQRARRCTALFVLGYLGAWTGFALLAAIAQWTLHESAPSGAVRHPLLLGLIMVAAGVYQWTPAKHACLEHCRAPLPGILAGWRDGLAGALGRGAAHARQCLGCCWLLMLLLLATGPDNPAAIAVVGLFVLAEIRLASGHLIACAGGLALLAMGTRLLFP, encoded by the coding sequence ATGAACCTGAGCGATGTCGAAGCACGCCTGGGCCGTGACCGTACGGTCCTGCTCACCTTACTGGTCCTGTCGCTGCTGGCCAGCCTGTGCTGGGCCGGCCTGGTACTGGGCGGCCTGGTACTCAGCAGCCAGCCGCTGGCGGAAGCCACCGCTACTGCCGTCACCGCCGCTGCCGCCGCCAACGGGCCGGCGACCGGCGCAGCCACCACCGCGCCCTCGCTGGCCTACCAGGCCGCCCAGCTGGCGCTGGTCTTCCTCACCTGGGCCGGCCTGTGCACGGCGCTGATGCTGCCGCTGGCCAGCCGCGCCACGGTGCTGTTCGCGCGCCTGGCCGGCGACCGCGCGGCGCAGCGCGCGCGCCGATGTACCGCCCTGTTCGTGCTCGGCTACCTGGGCGCCTGGACCGGCTTCGCCCTGCTGGCCGCGATCGCCCAGTGGACCTTGCACGAGTCGGCCCCCAGCGGCGCCGTGCGCCATCCCCTGCTGCTGGGCCTGATCATGGTGGCGGCCGGCGTCTACCAGTGGACACCGGCCAAGCATGCCTGCCTGGAGCACTGCCGGGCGCCCCTGCCCGGCATCCTGGCCGGCTGGCGCGACGGCCTGGCGGGCGCCCTCGGGCGCGGCGCGGCGCACGCCCGCCAGTGCCTGGGCTGTTGCTGGCTGCTGATGCTCCTGCTGCTGGCCACCGGTCCCGATAACCCGGCCGCCATCGCCGTCGTGGGCCTGTTCGTGCTGGCCGAGATCCGCCTCGCCAGCGGCCACCTGATCGCCTGTGCGGGCGGCCTGGCGCTACTCGCCATGGGGACCCGACTGTTGTTTCCTTGA
- the purD gene encoding phosphoribosylamine--glycine ligase yields MKILVVGSGGREHALAWKLAQSERAQTVFVAPGNGGTALDDRLVTVDLTDPEALADFVVAEGVALTLVGPEAPLAAGIVNLFRSRGLKIFGPTREAAQLESSKDFAKAFMQRHGIPTARYETFSDAAAAHAYIDANGAPIVIKADGLAAGKGVVVAMSLEEAHGAVDHMLSDNAFGDAGARIVIEEFLAGEEASFIVMCDGKNVLALATSQDHKRLKDNDQGPNTGGMGAYSPAPIVTPSMHARVMREIVNPTIQGMARDGIPFSGFLYAGLMIDAEGNPRTLEFNCRMGDPETQPIMARLKSDFATVLEHACNGTLDTVELEWDRRTAVGVVMAAAGYPDSPRKGDVIDGIPQEVPECVTFHAGTKLVDGKLQTSGGRVLCVVGLGDSVKMAQKQAYDSVEKIHFNGAQYRRDIGWRGVK; encoded by the coding sequence ATGAAAATCCTCGTAGTCGGCTCGGGCGGCCGCGAACACGCGCTGGCGTGGAAACTGGCCCAATCGGAACGTGCCCAGACGGTCTTCGTCGCCCCGGGCAATGGCGGCACCGCGCTCGACGACCGCCTGGTGACGGTCGACCTGACGGACCCCGAGGCGCTGGCCGACTTCGTGGTGGCCGAAGGCGTTGCACTGACCCTGGTCGGCCCCGAGGCGCCGCTGGCGGCCGGCATCGTCAACCTGTTCCGCTCGCGCGGCCTCAAGATCTTCGGCCCGACCCGCGAAGCGGCCCAGCTCGAGAGCTCGAAAGACTTCGCCAAGGCCTTCATGCAGCGCCACGGCATCCCGACCGCCAGGTACGAAACCTTCTCCGATGCCGCGGCGGCCCACGCCTACATCGACGCCAACGGCGCGCCGATCGTCATCAAGGCCGACGGCCTGGCGGCCGGCAAGGGCGTGGTGGTCGCGATGTCGCTGGAGGAAGCGCATGGCGCCGTCGACCACATGCTGTCCGATAACGCCTTCGGCGACGCCGGCGCGCGCATCGTGATCGAAGAATTCCTGGCCGGCGAAGAAGCCAGCTTCATCGTCATGTGCGACGGCAAGAACGTGCTGGCGCTGGCCACCAGCCAGGATCATAAACGCCTGAAGGACAACGACCAGGGCCCGAACACGGGCGGCATGGGCGCCTATTCGCCGGCGCCGATCGTGACGCCGTCGATGCATGCGCGCGTGATGCGCGAGATCGTCAACCCGACCATCCAGGGCATGGCTCGCGACGGCATCCCGTTCTCGGGCTTCCTGTACGCCGGCCTGATGATCGACGCCGAGGGCAATCCGCGCACGCTCGAATTCAACTGCCGCATGGGCGACCCGGAAACCCAGCCGATCATGGCGCGCCTGAAGAGCGACTTCGCGACTGTACTGGAACACGCCTGCAACGGCACCCTCGACACGGTCGAGCTGGAATGGGACCGCCGCACCGCCGTGGGCGTCGTGATGGCGGCCGCCGGCTATCCGGACAGCCCGCGCAAGGGCGACGTCATCGACGGCATCCCGCAAGAAGTGCCGGAATGCGTCACCTTCCATGCCGGCACCAAACTCGTGGACGGCAAGCTGCAGACCAGCGGCGGCCGCGTGCTGTGCGTGGTGGGACTGGGCGACAGCGTCAAGATGGCGCAGAAGCAGGCCTACGACAGCGTCGAGAAGATCCACTTCAATGGCGCGCAGTATCGGCGCGACATCGGCTGGCGCGGCGTGAAGTAA